Proteins encoded by one window of Lycium barbarum isolate Lr01 chromosome 11, ASM1917538v2, whole genome shotgun sequence:
- the LOC132617702 gene encoding NADH kinase isoform X1 has protein sequence MARRRLLLLLKPFDVLPTHQFDNISNFRNPKLLQVLKYLDSRCLVHKEAINFCQNILRKKLVDWEAVYRFNLCQPIRDVDLVVTIGGDGTLLQASHFMDDSIPVLGVNSDPTQAKEVEEYNEEFDATRSTGYLCAATVKNFEQIIDDILENRARPSEVSRMSITLNSKHLPTYALNDVLIAHPCPATVSRFSFRTKKEDQSCSSLVHCRSSGLRVSTAAGSTAAMLSTGGFAMPVLSKDLQYIVREPIAPGLYNSLMHGTVKPEELMEIAWYCKEGLIYIDGSHLVHSVQHGDIIELSSKAPKLKVFLPSHLIS, from the exons ATGGCGAGGAGGCGATTGTTGCTGTTATTAAAACCATTCGATGTGTTACCAACACACCAATTTGATAACATTTCTAATTTCAGAAACCCTAAG TTATTGCAGGTATTGAAATATCTAGACAGTAGATGTCTGGTCCACAAGGAGGCTATAAACTTCTGTCAGAACATTTTGAGGAAAAAGCTTGTCGATTGGGAAGCAGTCTATCGTTTTAATCTATGTCAGCCAATCCGTGATGTAGATTTAGTAGTTACTATAGGAGGAGATGGTACATTACTGCAGGCAAGCCATTTTATGGACGATTCGATTCCTGTTCTAGGAGTAAATTCTGACCCAACTCAAGCAAAAGAG GTTGaagaatacaatgaagaattTGACGCTACAAGGAGTACAGGATATCTTTGTGCGGCAACTGTCAAGAACTTTGAACAA ATAATAGATGATATCCTTGAAAATCGTGCTAGACCTTCTGAAGTCTCAAGGATGTCAATCACTCTCAACTCAAAGCACCTGCCAACTTACGCACTTAATGATGTTTTAATTGCCCATCCTTGTCCTGCTACAGTTTCCCGATTCTCATTcag AACAAAGAAAGAGGACCAGTCTTGTTCTTCGTTGGTGCATTGCAGATCAAGTGGACTTAGAGTGTCAACAGCTGCTGGGTCAACAGCTGCAATGCTCTCAACAGGTGGATTTGCAATGCCAGTTTTATCCAAAGATCTCCAGTATATAGTGAGAGAACCCATTGCTCCTGGACTTTACAATAGTCTGATGCACGGCACCGTGAAGCCTGAGGAGTTGATGGAGATTGCATGGTATTGCAAAGAAGGGCTGATTTATATCGATGGCTCTCATCTAGTCCACTCAGTTCAACATGGGGATATCATTGAACTCTCTTCCAAAGCTCCAAAGTTGAAAGTTTTCTTGCCATCCCACCTGATATCGTGA
- the LOC132617702 gene encoding NADH kinase isoform X2, protein MRLLLLQLLQVLKYLDSRCLVHKEAINFCQNILRKKLVDWEAVYRFNLCQPIRDVDLVVTIGGDGTLLQASHFMDDSIPVLGVNSDPTQAKEVEEYNEEFDATRSTGYLCAATVKNFEQIIDDILENRARPSEVSRMSITLNSKHLPTYALNDVLIAHPCPATVSRFSFRTKKEDQSCSSLVHCRSSGLRVSTAAGSTAAMLSTGGFAMPVLSKDLQYIVREPIAPGLYNSLMHGTVKPEELMEIAWYCKEGLIYIDGSHLVHSVQHGDIIELSSKAPKLKVFLPSHLIS, encoded by the exons ATGAGACTTCTTCTCCTGCAGTTATTGCAGGTATTGAAATATCTAGACAGTAGATGTCTGGTCCACAAGGAGGCTATAAACTTCTGTCAGAACATTTTGAGGAAAAAGCTTGTCGATTGGGAAGCAGTCTATCGTTTTAATCTATGTCAGCCAATCCGTGATGTAGATTTAGTAGTTACTATAGGAGGAGATGGTACATTACTGCAGGCAAGCCATTTTATGGACGATTCGATTCCTGTTCTAGGAGTAAATTCTGACCCAACTCAAGCAAAAGAG GTTGaagaatacaatgaagaattTGACGCTACAAGGAGTACAGGATATCTTTGTGCGGCAACTGTCAAGAACTTTGAACAA ATAATAGATGATATCCTTGAAAATCGTGCTAGACCTTCTGAAGTCTCAAGGATGTCAATCACTCTCAACTCAAAGCACCTGCCAACTTACGCACTTAATGATGTTTTAATTGCCCATCCTTGTCCTGCTACAGTTTCCCGATTCTCATTcag AACAAAGAAAGAGGACCAGTCTTGTTCTTCGTTGGTGCATTGCAGATCAAGTGGACTTAGAGTGTCAACAGCTGCTGGGTCAACAGCTGCAATGCTCTCAACAGGTGGATTTGCAATGCCAGTTTTATCCAAAGATCTCCAGTATATAGTGAGAGAACCCATTGCTCCTGGACTTTACAATAGTCTGATGCACGGCACCGTGAAGCCTGAGGAGTTGATGGAGATTGCATGGTATTGCAAAGAAGGGCTGATTTATATCGATGGCTCTCATCTAGTCCACTCAGTTCAACATGGGGATATCATTGAACTCTCTTCCAAAGCTCCAAAGTTGAAAGTTTTCTTGCCATCCCACCTGATATCGTGA
- the LOC132616789 gene encoding B-box zinc finger protein 22, whose product MKIQCNVCEVAEANVLCCADEAALCWSCDEKVHAANKLASKHQRVPLSASNSSMPKCDICQETVGYFFCLEDRALLCRKCDIGIHTANPHVAAHQRFLLTGVKVGLEPVDPGGASSSGTSQSIQPESAPLSKRNAPVSLDAQFNKVLPTQASGVGDFAPSKSPFAGGSAAGSMPLWQFDEFIGLNDFNQNYGYMEDGSSKADNGKLGESDSSSILRFEDEELDGDECLGQVPDTSWAVPQVPSPPTASGLYWPKTYQNPFDCSIFVPDISYSPSSNLQQQPPSGTRPKRRRQC is encoded by the exons ATGAAGATACAGTGTAACGTGTGTGAGGTTGCAGAAGCGAATGTTTTGTGTTGTGCAGATGAGGCAGCGTTGTGTTGGTCATGTGATGAGAAAGTACATGCTGCTAATAAACTTGCTAGTAAACATCAGAGAGTTCCTCTTTCTGCTTCTAATTCTTCTATGCCTAAGTGTGATATCTGTCAG GAAACAGTTGGATATTTCTTTTGTCTCGAGGATCGGGCTTTACTTTGCCGAAAATGTGATATTGGTATTCACACGGCTAATCCTCATGTCGCAGCCCACCAAAGATTTTTGCTGACTGGAGTAAAAGTAGGACTTGAACCAGTTGATCCTGGTGGTGCATCATCCTCAGGGACGTCACAGTCCATTCAGCCAGAGTCTGCTCCACTTTCTAAACGAAATGCCCCAGTATCATTGGATGCTCAATTTAACAAAGTATTACCAACACAGGCTAGTGGGGTTGGGGATTTTGCTCCTAGTAAATCCCCGTTTGCTGGAGGTTCTGCAGCTGGGAGCATGCCACTCTGGCAGTTTGATGAATTTATTGGTCTGAATGATTTCAATCAGAATTATGGATACATGGAGGATGGATCATCTAAG GCGGATAACGGCAAGCTCGGAGAGTCAGACTCCTCATCAATCTTAAGATTTGAAGATGAAGAACTAGACGGTGATGAGTGCTTGGGTCAGGTGCCAGACACATCTTGGGCAGTGCCACAAGTTCCATCTCCACCTACGGCCTCTGGACTTTACTGGCCCAAAACTTACCAGAATCCATTTGACTGTTCAATATTTGTGCCTGACATTAGTTACTCCCCTTCGTCGAACCTTCAACAGCAACCTCCAAGCGGTACTCGTCCGAAACGAAGAAGGCAGTGTTAG
- the LOC132618296 gene encoding probable receptor-like protein kinase At4g10390, which translates to MEASPSSKKLSNEKKVSNTHGNGPFVCGWWGSLLSSCCSFPSYFYSIFLFWFISFSLFLDALVALPFSPPTTPLYNPTRTGVDNSVSFTQNHKRKSTYTDNKLVIVSASSALGVLVLLFFTLMALFKCLGFKLTRRGGAPDARVSGDLEENESGSIKLMAKRLFTCDEVEKFTMNLSKSRLIAYGGFSTVYLAQFPDSNLAAVKIMDLSSERFQRVYKQELDILLQIQHENIVKFLGNCDNGNEGMLVFEYIPNGTLQEKLHGIDTKKKLLSWKNRMAIAFQIAKAIEYLHDKCPLPIVHGDIKASNVLLDRKFNCKLCDFGSAKMGFSSTILPPSATTKCVMLGSPGYTDPHYLRTGIASKKNDIYSFGVIILELISGFEALSSDNERLISKAGIILRDANKVAEMVDPKLNGNYDLEEAKAMVSLAGFCLGDSLSIRPCASEILDTMTSKISSMSFMFDKKI; encoded by the coding sequence ATGGAAGCCTCACCTTCCAGTAAAAAATTGTCAAATGAGAAGAAAGTTTCAAATACTCATGGAAATGGTCCATTTGTCTGTGGGTGGTGGGGTTCTTTGTTGAGCAGTTGTTGCTCTTTCCCTTCATATTTCTATTCTATATTTCTATTTTGGTTCATCTCTTTCTCCTTGTTCCTAGATGCTTTAGTGGCCTTACCCTTTTCACCACCAACGACACCCCTTTATAATCCTACCCGCACTGGAGTGGATAATAGTGTTAGTTTTACTCAAAACCATAAGCGCAAAAGCACATACACTGATAACAAATTAGTTATCGTTTCAGCTAGTTCTGCTTTGGGTGTTTTGGTTCTTCTTTTCTTCACTCTAATGGCGTTGTTCAAGTGCTTAGGGTTCAAGTTAACGCGGCGCGGGGGCGCTCCTGATGCTAGGGTGTCGGGAGATTTAGAGGAAAATGAGAGCGGCTCAATAAAATTAATGGCCAAGAGATTATTCACATGTGATGAGGTGGAGAAATTCACCATGAATTTGTCGAAATCCAGGTTGATTGCTTATGGAGGATTTAGCACAGTTTATTTAGCCCAATTTCCAGACTCAAACCTGGCTGCTGTTAAAATCATGGATTTAAGCAGTGAACGTTTTCAAAGAGTTTACAAGCAAGAATTAGACATATTGCTTCAAATCCAACACGAAAACATCGTGAAGTTTCTTGGTAACTGTGATAACGGAAACGAAGGTATGTTAGTGTTTGAATACATTCCAAACGGGACTTTACAGGAAAAATTACATGGCATTGATACAAAGAAAAAATTACTCTCATGGAAAAATCGTATGGCTATAGCATTTCAAATTGCTAAAGCTATTGAATATCTACATGATAAGTGTCCATTACCAATAGTACATGGTGATATAAAAGCATCAAATGTTTTACTAGACAGGAAATTCAACTGCAAGTTATGTGATTTCGGGTCAGCAAAAATGGGATTTTCGTCTACAATTTTGCCACCGTCAGCAACTACAAAATGCGTGATGCTTGGTTCACCGGGCTATACTGATCCTCATTACTTGAGAACTGGCATTGCTTCGAAAAAGAATGATATTTACAGCTTTGGAGTGATTATTTTGGAATTAATCTCGGGGTTTGAAGCACTTTCATCTGATAATGAAAGGTTAATATCAAAAGCTGGTATTATATTAAGGGATGCAAATAAAGTAGCAGAAATGGTGGATCCAAAGCTTAATGGAAATTATGATTTGGAAGAAGCTAAAGCTATGGTGTCATTAGCAGGATTTTGTCTTGGTGATTCACTAAGCATTAGGCCTTGTGCTTCAGAAATCTTAGATACTATGACAAGTAAAATTTCATCAATGTCCTTTATGTTTGATAAAAAAATTTAg